Genomic DNA from Lactuca sativa cultivar Salinas chromosome 8, Lsat_Salinas_v11, whole genome shotgun sequence:
tgTATTTCATTTGTTAGTTTACAATCTAACACTATCAAGCCGTAATCCGGTTAGGGTTGCGATGACTTGTTTATGCCAAACTGGGAAATTGCTTGAATTGAGTTTTATCGGGAGGTGAGTGTGAGTGGTGACTTCGACAATTGTCATGGCTGTGTGCGATTGCTGAGTAGTGTGGGAAGGATCGAGAATTGAGGGAAATACTCGAAGGAGCtgtcaatgctctgataccatataaAGGGTATAGTAATCTGATTGAAGTTCTACATTCATTTAATAAGTTACAAGTATATATAAGGGCTGATTACAGAGGTTGAGAAGAGCTATTCTACAGGAGATCAATTAGGAGCTTATCCAGACTCTGTTGActatacattttaatatacaaAAGATACAAATAGAGTTAATTGTAAACGTGTTGTATTGGTGAGTTGGGCTGTTGTGGATCACCATTGGATTGTATAgccttgataaaaaaaaatacggAAGGTCGAATCTCTAGTCTGGTATAAGGAATGGGGCTGGTAGGTGCCAGACCAGGAAAAGTAAGCAAGACATCAAACCTAGCAACTAACATAACTTTGCAACATCTTCTTCATCAACATATGCATCTAAATTTTgtcattaaaaagagatatataaTAAAACAAAAGTATGTATGATTCAAtacaaacaaatgtaaacttttcccTTCATTAGCTCATTTAAGAAAAGACGCTAACCTGGTAAgatataatcacataaaatagAACTATTTTGAACAAATTAAGAtgaaatataatactaattatttGAGATAGTCACTAATCTTGTCTGTCACAACTTTAAGCAAGACCTGGTATCTATTCATTAAGGAAAATATTCAATCACTACCCATTTGATCTTTACCAATTGATAGAAATCTCAAGTCATTGGTAAAATAATAAATGTCAAGCATAACATCAAGCACATGGTGTACAATTGTTATAAACTACAAATGAGCCACTTAGTTATTGATATTCATGTTCAACGCAGTCGGTGAAGCTTCAATTCATTTAGAGATAGGATCCCATGTGGTGTCTTTCACAAATCTTATTTCTCCAATTTATGAAAACAACCCACTCATTATCATGAATTATGTTTAAAGTGTCGATGTATATATGGATTTAGTGAAAAAAATGATTCTACTTGTAAATGCTTTTAATGGAAAGCAAATAGTTTGGGAAATGAAGAAACTATCAACTATCTTTAGCATCTCCAACTCAGATTTTGTCTGATAGAATTCTACAACATAAGTGGAGAAGTTTGTCCAAACATTGAAAACCTGGATTAATTCACCATAACTGCCTAAAAGTTTGACCATTGTTGACTTTCACATGGTCTTCAGATCCATTAGTTGACTTCTGATTAGGTCTCCACATGTAAATAACAGGTGATATTGTGTGTGAACTGGGAGTTTCGGCATGATGAAGCTGTAAAAGTTAATATACAGATTTACAATAGATGCAAAAATCTCAATGTTTATATACCATGATTTTATCAGTGTATAAAAAGTTAAAGACAATGACTTACCATAGAAGTAGCATAAAAACCACAAGAAATTACATTTTCAGCATCCGGTGAAGGAAAAGGTGACTTTACAATGCTTAGAATAGACAATGTGGAATCCTAAAAAGAAAAAATGAATATTAAGGTGATGTTAAGATGAAAAAAGAAGAAGGGTAATTTGGTACATTACTTGTGAACCGTCTACATGAATAATAGCTTGCATGATAAACAACACTTACATTTTTCAACCACTTCAACAGAGCTCTCGACCCTCTTCCACTTCATTTAACAAACCATAATTAGAAATTATCGATACAAAATTACATAGAAGGGTAAAAGAGTAAAACTAGCTAAAAATAAATATGATTGAATACCTGCCATGTAAACCATGTTGGACATACATAAAAATCTGTATGCaacataaggaaacaaatgtgTTTGATCCAAAGTTGATTATTCTCTTAGTCTGATGGTGTTTTAATAACAATGGTTTATTTGCAACTAAAATCCATGTTTGGTTGTTCTTGAAGTAAATCGGTGTATTTGTTATCCAAAATAACTTGAAAATCAAAGTATCCCAAATTAAAAACAAACAAATTAGAGCACCACTAAAAATTAAGCACATAGTTGTAAAACCAGAGGCTACAACATTTGTTTGATGCCTCATCATAATCAGTCCCTAAGTTCCAATCACATAGTTTCATCATTCATCCTGATATTCGTACCCAAATTACACAATTTCCCCCTAAATACAAACATTGAAAACATCACTAAAAGAAAGAAAGAGGGAGTAGAAGGTGGGTGCTTTTGACAGTTCTAACCTGGGTAGTAGTCACATTCCaaaatcaaaaaaagaaaaaagttagGTCTCAGTCCCGCCGGTTGAACCACCGTTGCCGCCAGCTTTACCCCTTTCCCCCCGTGTCCATTCATGGGCGAAGCAGAGGTTTTgtttgataatatatatacaGAATCCTTTGAATCAGTTGTGTTGAAAATACGTCGACCACATTGAAAGTGTGTGTCGACGGGAACCGATGATGGGTGAAATAGTTGTGGAGGTGGTCGTCTGGGGAATGCAATCAATGATTTTGTGGAAGTGGTTATACCAGTGGGGGTGGGGCGATCGTCAGTTTCATCTCCACCGGTGGGACGTCGAGTCCAGATTGAAAGTTGGCAGTGGTGTGGTTGATAATCGGTTGAGAGAAGAGTGAGAAAGGAACGAAGCAAGACGAAATCAGATGAAGGAAGATATTGGATTATAGAGGTGGTGGGGAAGGATCCAGAGGTGGTTACTAGAGTTAGAATAACAATGGCGGAGTTAGGTACTATTCCTAACTCTTAACTTCTTTAATACATATTTTAAggggatatatacagtaaagtctTAATATTTTCATCggtttgacaagaaagtcttaaactttatttttttgacaataaagtccaaattaccgacaatttttgacacttttacccttttttctGGTTACCTGGTAGTTAggatttttttgtcaaaaaaataatGTTTAGGACTTtcctgtcaaaaaaataaagtttaggacattcttgtcaaatcgttgaaaatattgggactttagtgtatttTCGTAACCCAAGAACTTTTAATTGTAACTTTTGTTGCAGCATCGCTGTTTTTCTTACCATCATCATCTTTACCCTGACACAATCACGACCAGGAGAAACATATGCAAAAGACAGAGCGAGAAAGGATGAAAAGACTTGTAAAACTTTCTTCTTGCTTTGCCACCAAATCTTGAACTAAAAAGTGGGGACAAATTATACAAACACAAAAAATATATGcttagtcaaaaaggtgtgaatgtggagaagggaaagaagggcaatttcgtttttttttctccatttttgggattgcaaaaagccaacacaaccctggttctttctttctttttttattatctccattttttcaatgtcggtttgttgagattaaaaaaacgatttaacaagaagcaaatgttaaggatttcaataggatctagctgaCTAGAGAaagtttcaataactcttatgcttaaagagtatcataccattaaatttctaaccaaacaagtgatatatacactaaagtcccaatattttcaatgatttgaaaagaatgtcctaaactttatttttttgacagtaaagtcctaattggcGATtagacaagaaagtcctaaactttatttttttgacagtaaagtccaaattaacGGCAGTTTTTGACATTTTTACCCTTTTTTCCGGTTAGCCGGTAATATTTGTGCATGGAATAATTGTATTTGATGTTTTAAGTTTTGTACTACTTAAATTTAAGACTTTCTTGTCTTAAAAGAGGGATATATAcaataaagtcccaatattttcatcgatttgacaagaaagtcctaaactttatttttttgacagtaaagtccaaattaccggcagtttttgacatttttacccttttttccggttagccggtaattaggactttactgtcaaaaaaataaagtttaggactttcttgtcaaatcgatgaaaatattgggactttattgTATATATCCCTCTTTTAAGACAAGAAAGTCTTAAATTTAAGTAGTACAAAACTTAAAACATCAAATACAATTATTCCATCCACAAATATTCTTAGATATCGCATACGTTTGACTAATCCTATAAAAAATGTTAGATATAACCACATTTAAAGAAAAATAAGGAAATGAATTGGTCAATGTTGACCAAATATTCCAAATTTAATCCGATATGTTGACTACTTATTTATATCTCCCTCCCGTATGAAATGCTAAAATCTCAATTCCTCTCTTAAAATTCCGTCTCCTAATAAATCCTCAACGCCTCCACCAATTCTCTCATTTGAATTCAAGTTTAGAAATACGAACTCTCTCTCTTAGACTGGTCCCTAATGTTAAATCCCTGGGGCAAATCACGTGTAAGGTatctttttctctctctttatGGGTTTTAATCTCACACAAACACATACATACCCGAAAACGCACCGCCATCAAACCACTTACCGCCACCATCGCAGAAAATCCATCATGCCAGTCGTCGCCGCCTACCACCACCTTCGTAATCTCCATTAGCCACCACAGGTACCCTCGAGACCATCTTCAACACCTTTATTTTAGATTTATAGGTTTGGATATTGTtgttccatttttcttcttttcGCTTTATACCCTCGATTTTGTAGTTGTAACATACCAACACCTTCGTCGCCATCAGCCACCAGAGGGTAAAaccatattttttgtatatttttttcgattaaaagattttggattttgttgttaatttttctttttgacttataGGTTCATCTTTCAGGTAAGTATGCACCAAGGGTTATCTATCTGAGTATC
This window encodes:
- the LOC111918991 gene encoding ribonucleases P/MRP protein subunit POP1, producing the protein MMRHQTNVVASGFTTMCLIFSGALICLFLIWDTLIFKLFWITNTPIYFKNNQTWILVANKPLLLKHHQTKRIINFGSNTFVSLCCIQIFMYVQHGLHGSGRGSRALLKWLKNDSTLSILSIVKSPFPSPDAENVISCGFYATSMLHHAETPSSHTISPVIYMWRPNQKSTNGSEDHVKVNNGQTFRQLW